The following nucleotide sequence is from Streptomyces caniferus.
GCTGGCCGAGAACGGCTGGGCCCTGCGGCCGTACCAGCAGCAGGCGGTCGAGGGGTTCTGGCACGGCGGCTCGGGTGTGGTCGTGCTGCCCTGTGGCGCGGGCAAGACGCTGGTCGGGGCGGGCGCGATGGCGCAGGCCAAGGCGACCACGCTGATCCTGGTGACCAATACGGTCTCGGCCCGGCAGTGGAAGCACGAGCTGGTCAAGCGCACCTCGCTCACCGAGGAGGAGATCGGCGAGTACAGCGGGACGAAGAAGGAGATCCGGCCGGTCACCATCGCCACGTACCAGGTGCTGACGACCAAGCGGAAGGGCGTCTACCCGCACCTGGAACTCTTCGACTCCCGGGACTGGGGCCTGGTCATCTACGACGAGGTGCATCTGCTGCCCGCGCCGGTCTTCAAGTTCACCGCCGATCTGCAGGCACGGCGCCGGCTGGGGCTGACCGCGACGCTGGTGCGCGAGGACGGCCGGGAGTCGGACGTGTTCTCCCTCATCGGGCCCAAGCGCTTCGACGCGCCCTGGAAGGAGATCGAGGCCCAGGGGTACATCGCCCCCGCGGACTGTGTCGAGGTACGGGTCAACCTGACCGACTCGGAGCGGCTGGCGTACGCGACGGCCGAGACCGACGAGAAGTACCGCTTCTGTGCGACCACCGCCAGCAAGCAGAACGTGACCGAGGCACTGGTCCGCCGGCACCAGGGCCAGCAGACGCTGGTCATCGGGCAGTACATCGACCAGCTGGACGAGCTGGGCGAGCATCTGGACGCCCCGGTGATCAAGGGCGAGACCACCAACGCACAGCGCGAGAAGCTCTTCGACGCCTTCCGGCAGGGCGAGATCTCGGTGCTCGTCGTCTCCAAGGTCGCGAACTTCTCCATCGACCTTCCCGAGGCCACGGTCGCGATCCAGGTGTCCGGCACCTTCGGGTCGCGCCAGGAGGAGGCCCAGCGGCTGGGCCGAGTGCTGCGCCCCAAGGCGGACGGGCACGAGGCGCGGTTCTACTCGGTCGTCGCGCGCGACACCATCGACCAGGACTTCGCGGCCCACCGCCAGCGCTTCCTGGCCGAGCAGGGCTACGCGTACCGCATCGTCGACGCGGACGAGCTGCTGGCGGCGGACGAGGACGTCTGAGCCGACCCCCCGGGCGAGCGGCGCTGCCCGGCGCCTGGTGGGTCGCACCGCCGGGACCGGGCGGCTCGGCCCGTCGGGCCCTCGGTGGTCCGGCCCGCCCCGTGCCCGGTGGCTCAGCCCGCCCGGGACCCGCTGGGCAGTTCCTGTCCGGCGCGCTGCGCCGGAAGGCAGCCGCCCGGGACGCCGGGGACCACGGGGGTACCGGAGGCGGCGGAGGGCTGCCGCGTCCACCGGACCACGGCCGCCAGCAGGGCGAGACCGAGCACGGGGTACGGGGCCGCGAACGGCTGCTGCCACCACGCGAAGTGCAGGTCGAGGTCGCCGGTGTGCGGGATGATCCACATCGTGCGGGCGGCGAAGACGACGGTGACGGCGGCCAGCAGCGCCCTGCGCCACGGGCTGCGCCGGGTGTGCGCGGCGAGCGCGACGAGCAGCGGCACGCACCAGACCCAGTGGTGGGACCAGCTGATCGGCGAGACCAGCAGGGCCGTGACGGCCGTGCAGAGCACACCCCAGCTGTCCAGGCCGCGCCGCTTGTACACCCGGCGGGCGGTGTAGAGCCCGGCCGCGGCGGTCAGCAGCGCGGGCACCGCCCACAGGAGACCGGGCTCGGGGTCGTGCAGCACGCGGGTGATCAGGCCCTGGAGCGACTGGTTGTCGACGATCCAGATCTTGCCGACCCGGCCGGTCTCGAACATCCGCTGCGTCCAGAACTCGATGCTGGCGGCGGGCAGCACCAGCCAGCCCAGCAACGCCGAGACCAGAAACCCGCCGAGGACGGTAAAGGCGGCCTTCACCCGGCCGGTGACCAGGAGATAGAGGCCGAAGATCGCGGGCGTGAGTTTGATGCCGGCCGCGATGCCGGTGGCGAACCCCTTGAAGCGGGCGCCGTCCGGCCGGGAGAGGTCCCACAGGACCAGGCAGGTCAGCGCGAGGTTGACCTGGCCGAAGACGAAGGTCTGGAAGACCGGCTCCAGCCACAGGCCGAGCGCGGTGGAGGCGAGGATGACGGGCGCGGTGCCGGCTGCCTTGCGCAGGCCCGCGGCCTTGCAGGAGAGGTGGATCAGCAGCGCGAGAAGGACCGCGTTGACGAGTACGCCGACGACTTTGAGGGTGCCGAGGGAGACCCAGGTGGTCGGTATGAAGAGCACCGCCGCGAAGGGTGGATAGGTGGCCGGAAGTGCCCACTTGGTGACCGTGAACCCGTAGAGATCGCCGCCGGCCGCGGCCGCCTGGCCCTCGGCCCGGTAGACCGCTATATCGGACATCGGCATCGGCAGGACCTGGTAGAGCAGCCACAGTCCGGCCAACGAGGCCATGAGCAGCGCCGTGGCGATCACCAGGCCGCGGGGGCGGGCGATGCCCTGCCCCCAAGTCCGTCTCCCCGTCCGCGTCCCCTCGGCGGCAGACACCCCTTGTCCCCTCCCCGTCGCCCTGAGTGCACCCTCTGGCGCGACGCTAGTGGATCGAGGCCTACGGGCCGTAACGGTTTCCGGTCATCCGCACCTCAACTGCGGGGCGGCCGTGTAACCGCACGCCTCGGCGTCGGTCGGTCGTCCGTCGCGTGATCCGTCGCGACAGTCGCTCCGCCGTGTCGTCGTCCGCCGCGTCAGGTGCTCGTGCGTCGCGTCGGCCGCCGCGTCCGGTGCGTCGTCCGTCGCGTCAGGCGCTCGTCCGGTGCGTCCGTCGGTCGGTGGAGTCGTCCGTGGAGCCATCCGTGGAGTCGTCGGCGTACTCGCCCATGACGACGACGCTGAAGGCCGCCGTGGCGAAGACCTTGATCGCGCGGAGGGCGTTGCCCACGACATAGCGGTGCTCGTGGACGGGCGCCGGACCGCTTCCGGGATCCGAGCCGAGGGCCGTGGCGCCCTTGACCGGGTGGAGGGAGATCGGGTGGGCGGAACCTGGGGGAATCGCTGCGCTGCTCATGTCTCCATGATGAAATTCACGCGATTGCAGCACATCGGTCCATAGGTCCATCCCTGGGGCCGGACGTCACCCTCCAGACCCACCCCGCCCCCTACGGGAGGCCTACGGCGCTCTCGGGGACCGTCCGCCCCGGAACGACCGCCGCAACCCCGCCCGAATTCCGTTGGCGCCCTTCTGAGCCGCTGACTACAATCGCGCGTCTGCCTGCCTCCCGTCGAGGAGTGCCGCCGGCCGGTCGGAAACCGGACGGTCCTTCGCTTCACGCCGCTGACCCGCGCATCGCACGAACCGCGCTACGCACCGACACCGGCCCGCCGCGCCCGCTCACCCCGGCGCGCCCGCCGAAGTACCCGCCACCGGAGGCAACGCCGTGCCCTCGCACGCCCACCCGTCACCCGACCACCACCCCTCACCGACGGCGCTACGCACCGACAGCACTCCCCCGTCACCCGACCACCACCCCTCACCGACGGCGCTACGCACCGACAGCACTCCCCCGTCACCCGACCACCACCCCTCACCCGCGTCACCCACCCCGGCCCCCGCTGCCCCGGCCGAGACCACCACGTCCTGCGACCCCCTCCAGCGGGAGAAGGCGCACCTGGCCGCCTCCCGCGCGGCGCTGCGCGCCATGCGCGAGGACGCCGAGGCGCTGAACATCGCCGATGTCACGGCGAACTGGGTCAACGCCGAGGTCCTCCAGGGCGAGATCGACGCCCGGATCAAGGCGCTCGCGGACCTCTCCCACACCCCGCTCTTCTTCGGCCGCCTCGATTACCTCCACGCCCCCGGCCTCGACCTCGCCGAAGGCGCCTCACGAGGGGCGGCGCACCGCGCCTCCGGCGAGGGTGGTGATGGGCAACGGGAGGGCGAGAACTTCTACATCGGCCGACGGCACGTCCACGACGCCGACGGCGACCCCATGGTCATCGACTGGCGCGCGCCCGTGTCCCAGCCGTTCTACCGGGCCTCCAAGAAGGACCCGATGGACCTCCGGCTGCGCCGCCGGTTCGGTTACACGGCCGGTGAGTTGACCGCCTACGAGGACGAGCACCTCACCGACCCCGCGGAGGCGGAACGGACCAGCCGGCTCCTCCAGTCCGAGATCGAGCGCCCGCGCGTCGGCCCCATGCGGGACATCGTCGCCACGATCCAGCCGGAGCAGGACGAGATCGTGCGCGCCGGCATCGGCGGCTCGGTCTGCGTACAGGGGGCGCCGGGCACCGGTAAGACGGCCGTCGGCCTGCACCGTGTCGCGTATCTGCTGTACGCGCACCGTGAGCGGCTGGCCCGCGCCGGCACCCTCGTCATCGGCCCGAACCGCTCGTTCCTGCACTACATCGAGCAGGTGCTGCCGGCCCTCGGTGAGCTGGAGGTCAAGCAGGCCACGGTCGACGACCTGGTCGGCCATGCGGAGGTGCGCGGTACCGACGAGGCGGCCGCCGCGACGGTCAAGGGCGACGCGCGCATGGCGGAGGTGCTGCGACGGGCGGTCCGCTCGCACATCACCATGCCGCAGGAGCCCTGCGTGGTCGTCCGCGGCTCCCGCCGCTGGCGCGTACCGGCCTATGAACTCGAAGAACTCGTCACGGAGTTGATGGACCGGGACATCCGCTACGGAGCCGCCCGCGAGGCGTTGCCGCAGCGGATCGCGCATGCCGTACTGGTCCGGATGGAGCAGGCGGGCGAGGCCCCGGACGACCGGGTGCAGGACGCGGTGGCCCGTAACGCCGCCGTGAAGGCCGCGGTCAAGGCGGTGTGGCCGCCGGTCGACCCGGCCAAGCTGGTGCTGCGGCTGCTGGGCGACGCGGAGTTCCTGGCCGAGCAGTCCGAGGGGATCCTGACGCCCGAGGAGCAGAAGACGATCCTGTGGACCAAGCCGGCCCGCAGCGTGAAGAGCGCCAAGTGGTCGTCGGCGGACACGGTGTTGATCGACGAGGCGATGGACCTGGTCGCACGCACCCACTCCCTCGGCCATGTGGTCCTGGACGAGGCGCAGGACCTCTCCCCCATGCAGTACCGCGCGGTCGGCCGCCGCTGCTCCACGGGCTCCGCGACCATCCTCGGCGACATCGCACAGGGCACCACTCCCTGGGCGACCGACACCTGGGAGGAGGCGCTGCGGCACCTGGGCAAGCCCGGCTCGGCCGTCGAGGAGCTCACCCAGGGCTTCCGTGTGCCGCGCGAGGTCATCGCCTACGCGTCCCGGCTGCTGCCCGCCATCGCCCCCGACCTGACGGAGGCCACCTCCATCCGCGAGTCGGCGGGCGACTTCGAGATCCGCCCGGTCGAACCGGCGGATCTGACCACCGCCACCCTCGCCGCCTGCGACGAGGCGCTGAAGAAGGAGGGCTCGGTCGGCCTGATCGCCGCGGAGGCCCGTATTCCGACGCTGCGCGGTGCGCTGGAGGCGGCGGGCGTGGTCTGCCTCGCCCCCGGCGAGGAGACCTCGGCCGAGGCCCGGCTGACGCTGGTGCCCGCCACGCTCGCCAAGGGCCTGGAGTACGACTACGTCGTCCTGGACGAGCCGGCCGCGATCGTCGACGGCGAACCGGACGAACGCACCGGCCTGCGCCGCCTGTACGTATGCCTGACCCGGCCGGTGTCCGGCCTGACGGTGGTCCATGCGGCGGCGCTGCCGGAACAGCTGGCCGGCCCCTGAGGACCGGCCGCCACGGGCGTCAGGCGACCTTGGCGCAGATCATGGTCCGGCCGTCGTACACGTTCCAGGAGTAGCGGTAGTGGCCCGGGTCGGCCGGACAGGCATTCGTGCCCGCGGACGACGGCAGGAGGGCCGTGACCTGCATGATGTAGCTGAACTCCGAGGGCACCCGTCCGGCGCCGCAGCTCCACATGGTGAGGAGGTTCGCCGGGCCGGGCCGGCCGCCCCCGGCCTTGGCCAGGAAACACTGGCCCGTCCGGAACTGCCGCTCCACACACAGGTTCGTGAAGGTGTGGTCCACCCCCGTGTGCCACCAGCTGCCGCGTCCGCTCCCGGACGTGCAGCCGCCCCCGCTCGGAGTCACCCGCAGCACCCGTAGGTAGGCGTCGGCCGCGCCACAGCCGACCCGCTCCGGCGCCGTACGGCTCCAGCTGCCGTAGCCGTTCTGGTAGGCGTCGAGGCAGTCGCCGGCCCGTACGGAGGCAAAGGCCCGGTCGGCCGGGCTGGGCGTGCGGGACACCGCGGTGGTGGGTGCGGAGGTGGTCGCGCCGCTGGTGGAGGAGCCGCCGGTGGACGAACCACTGGTGGACGTGCCGCTCGCGGAGGTGTCGCGGGTGGGCCCGGAACCGGTGCCGCCGCCGGTGGAGGTGCCGGTCGTCGTGGCGGAGCCGAGCCCGCCGCTGCTGTACGTACCGCTCGATGTGCTGCTCGATGCGCCGCCGGTCGACGTCCCGCTGCCCGTCGAGCCGGCGGTGTCGCTGCCGTCCCAGGGCTTCCAGATGAAGACCGCGAACGCGATGACCGCGATCACCACCCAGAAGCAGCCGGACGAGGAGTCGGCGGTCTTCGCGGCGGACGAGGGCGAGGACGCGGAGGCGCGCGGGGCCGCGGTGGGCGCCCCGGCTTTCGCGCCGGACGGCGGCCGGGGCGAGGAGGCCGCACCCGCCCGCCCCGGGGAGGCCGCGCCCGCCTGCCCCGAGGCCCGGGCCCGCTGCGCGCGCCGCGCCTGCTCCGCGCGCTGCCGCCGCTCCCGCTCCTCGCGTTCGCGGCGCTGCTTCTTCTCGGCCTCCGCGGCCGCCCGCGCCCTGGCCGCCGCCCGCCTGCGGTCCTCCGCCTCCTTCCGTTCCCGGGCCGCGCGCGCCGCGCGCTCCCGCTCGGCGCGGTCCCGCTCCTCCTGCTTCTGGCGGGCGGCCCGCTGCTCCTCCTCCTTGCGCGCGGCGCGCGCGGCCTGTTCCCGCCGTGCGGCCCGCTCCTCGGTGGAGACCCGGGTGGGCGCCGGCGGCGGCACCTGCCGCGTCCGCGCGTCGACGGTGAGCGCCTCGTCCCCGCCCCCGCCCTCGCGTAACGCCCGCCCCTGGGCCTCGTACGCCTCGATCAGTGCGGTCCACCGCGGCGGCAGCCAGCGCTCGCCGCGCCGCGACGTGGGCGACCGGTCGAGTTCCTCCAGGAACTGCCGCAGGACGTCGGCCGGTTCGGGCCGCTGGGCCGGATCGGCGGCCAGGCACGGCCGGATCAGCGGGGTGAGTTCCTTGGGCAGCCCCGTCAGGTCGAGCGCGCCGCGCTGAACGAGGGTCAGCAGCCGGATCGTGTCGGCGGTCTCGGGGTAGGGCGGGCGGCCGACGGCGAGGTGGAAGAGCGTGGCGCCCAGCGAGTACACGTCGGACGCCGTGGTGGACGGCTCGGCGCGCGCCTGCTCGGGCGAGGTGAAGGCGATGGTGCCCAGCGTCAGCGAGGTACGCGTGATGTCGTTGGCGTGCGAGATACCGAAGTCGATCAGGCGCGGCCCGGCCAGCGGCAGCAGGATGTTCTGGGGTTTGACGTCCCGGTGGACGATGCCCGCCTCGTGCAGGATCACCAAGGCCTGGGCGGTGCCGGCGGCGATCCAGCGCACCGCCGAACCCGGCAGCCGTCCCTCGCTGCGGACGAGCTCGGACAGCGCGGGCGCCGGTATGTACTCGATGGCCATCCAGGGCTGCTCGGCGCCCGGGTCGGCGTCGCGCACCCGGGCCGTGAAGGCGCTGTCGATCCGCCGGGCCAGCGTCACCTCACGGGCGAACCGCCGCCGGTCGGTCTCGCTGACCAGGCCCTCGGCCAGCAGTGTTTTCACCGCGACGAGCGAACCGTCCACCGTGGACCGCGCCAGATAGATCCGTCCCATCCCGCCCGCGCCGAGCCGCCCGAGCAGCCGGTAGACGCCGAGCCGCTGCGGATCGTCGCCGCCGAGCGGCTTCATGCCGATGCCGGTCATGACGTGTCACCCTCCCCCTGGTCCCGCTGCCGTGACACCTGTCAAACAGTGGCACGGCTACGGGAGTTGAGGAAGCTGGTGAGCGGGGAGCCCGAGGGCGCGCGTGCGCCCGCCCGGCGCGCCCGCACGCCGGGTCCCGCCGGCCGACGGCTCAGACCCGCTGGACGACGGGCTGGTCCAGCGCCTCCCGCCAGGTCCGTACGGCCGCCGCGTCCACCGGTGCCGACCAGCCTGCGGGCCGGGCGGCGCCCCCGATGTGGAACGCGTCCAGTCCGGCCGCGCGCAGCGCCGGCAGCTGACCGAGGCCGAGCCCGCCGCCGACCAGGATCCGCGGACCGTACCCGGGCTCGCCCGCCGCCGTACGCGCCTGCTCGGCCAGCAGCGTCGGCACCCCCGCGTCGACGCCCTGCGCGGCACCGGCCGTCAGATAGGTGTCGAGCCCCGCGGTGCCGGGCGCCCCCGACAGCTCCTTGCGCAGCGCGTCCCGGTCGGCGGCCCGGTCGATGGCCCGGTGGAAGGTCCACCGGCAGCCGTCGATCACCTCGGCCAGCGCCGCCACCGCATCGAGATCCGGCCGCCCGTCCGGCGTCAGGAAGCCGAGGACGAACTCGTCGGCGCCCTCCGCCCGCAGCGCAGCGGCCTCCTCGCACAGTGCCGCCACGTCACCGGCCGCGAAGCCGTCGGCGGCCCGCAGCATCACCCGCAGCGGGAGGTCGACGGCCGCCCGGATCGCCGCGAAGGCGGCCCGGGGCGGGGTGAGCCCGTCGGCCGCCATGTCCGTGACCAGCTCCAGGCGGTCGGCCCCGCCGGCCCGGGCGGCGACCGCGTCCTGCGGGCCGAGCGCGATGACCTCCAGGAGCGCGCGCTTGCTCATATGACCCAATCCTTCGACGACGACGTGACGGGACGGACCCCACCACAACAGGTCTAGTCCAATATCCCAGACTACGGGTCTCCGGGCGCCCCGGGGGCCACCTCGGCACCGGCACGGCCGGAATCCGCCCGTACGCCTTATCGGTACGCCCTGTCCGTACGTCCTGGCCGCACGGCCTGTGCGTACGCCTTCTCCGCACGTCCCGTGCGTACGCCCTGTCCGCGCGTCCTGGTCGTACTCCCGTCCGTACGCCTACCCGGATGACCGGCCGTCGACCGGGGACGGACGTGGCCAGGGCGCCCGGACCCTCGGCCGCGCGGCTCGGCCGACGGGGCGGCGCACGCCCGCCGCGTCCTCCTCCCGCGGCCGCGCCCCCTTCAGAAGGGACATCCCCCTCAACCCCGCTTTCCGGACGCGGCGCGAGGCACAATGGCGGGCATGACCCCCGTGTCCCGTACGGCAGACACCACCACCGACCCGACGCAGGAGCTGCGGCAGCGCTGGGCCGTGACCGTCGCCAAGGCCCGCGGCGCCAAGAACCCCACGGCACCCGACCCCGCCCCGTATGCGGACAACCTCCTGTCCCGTTGGCGCGAGCCGCAACGCCGCTATCACACCGTCGAGCATCTGACCGCGGTCCTCTACCGCATCGACGAACTCGCGCAGCACGCCGACGACTTGCCCACCGTCCAGTTGGCGGCCTGGTTCCACGACGCCGTCTACCGGCCGGACCGCTCCGAGAACGAGGAGCGCAGCGCGGCCCTCGCCGAACGCGCACTGCCCGAGCTGGGCATCGGCCCGGCCCGCACGGCCGAGGTCGCCCGCCTGGTACGGCTCACCGTCACCCACGACCCGGCGCCCGACGACCCCGACGGCGAGGTGCTGTGCGACGCCGACCTCGCCGTGCTCGCCGGTTCCCCCGACGAGTACGCGGCCTACGCCGCCGCGGTCCGCGCCGAGTACGCTTTCGTCCCCGACCCCGACTTCCTCGCGGGCCGCTCCGCCGTGCTCTCCCAACTCCTCTCCCTCCCCCGCCTTTTCCGCACCCCCCGCGGCTACGACCGCTGGGAACACCTCGCCCGCCGCAACCTCACGACGGAGCTGGATCTGCTGCGGGGGGCCTAGGGCCTGTCTTCAAAGTCCCGTCGTTCGCCCGCAGGGCGGGCCCTGCGGTGTCTGGTGCGTGCGATCGCAAGGCGGAGGGCCTTCCCGGTACTGGGTGTACCGGGAAGGTCCCGACAACGCGGCGAGCGTGCGTGCCAGGCACCGCAAGGCAGGCGGGACTTTGAAGACAGGCCCTAGGACGTGTAGGACGTCTCCGCAGAGGCAGGGATCGTTCCGGCCACCTCCGGGGTCGGTGCGGCGGGGGTCGATGCGGCGGGGGGCGTGGCGCGTGGGGCTTGTCGGCTGGCTTTGGGACGGGTGGGCCTGGGACATAGCGGGCTTCGGCACTGCGTACGCGTCCCCGCCGGCCTACGGCCCGTCCCGTCCGCAGCCCGGCGGCGGCACCGGGAATGCCGGCCGTCCTACCGCTGTTAGTAGTGGATATGCCAGCACCGTCCGACCGCGCCCGCCTGCCCATAGCCGTCTACGTCCTCGGCCTCTCCGTCTTCGCTCTCGGCACGTCCGAGTTCATGCTCTCCGGCATCCTCCAGCCGCTCGCCCGCGATCTGCGGGTCTCGATTCCGCAGGCCGGACTCCTGGTCTCCGCCTTCGCGATCGGCATGGTGGTCGGCGCGCCGGTGCTCGCCGCCGCAACGCTCCGGCTCCCGCGCCGGACGACCCTGATCGCCCTGCTCGCCGCCTTCGGCCTGGGCCAGGTGGCGGGCGCGCTGGCCCCCTCCTACGGCGTGCTGTTCGTCTCCCGCGTGGTGAGCGCGCTGGCCTGCGCCGGCTTCTGGGCGGTCGGTGCGGCCGTGGCCGTTTCGCTGGTGCCGGTGACCGCACGGGCCCGCGCGATGGCAGTCATGGTCGGCGGCCTCAGCATCGCCAATATCGCGGGCGTCCCGGCCGGCGCACTGCTCGGCCAGCACGCCGGCTGGCGCGCCGCCTTCTGGGCCGTGGCCGGACTGGCCGCGATCGGCCTGCTCGGCGTGGTCGCGCTGGTGCCGCGGACGGCCGTGCCCACCGGCGACGACCGCCCGCAGCTCCGCCGTGAGCTGGCCATCTACAAGGACAAGCAGGTCTGGCTGGCGCTGACCGCCACCGCGCTGAACGGCGCCGCGGTCTTCGCGCTCTTCTCCTACCTCTCGCCGCTGCTGACCGGCACCGCAGGCCTCGCCGAGAGCTGGGTGCCGACGGTGCTGGCGCTGTTCGGCGTCGGCGCGCTGATCGGTACGTTCATCGGCGGCCGGATCGCCGACGCGCACCTGTTCGGGACGCTCTTCGGCGGCATCATCGCGTCCACGGTCGTGCTGACCGTCCTGGCGCTGACCGCGCACAGCCCGGCCGCCGCCATCGCGCTCTCGCTGATGCTCGGGGTGACCGCGTTCACCACGGCCCCGGCGCTCAACGCCCGGATGTTCAACGTGGCGAACGCCGCGCCGACGCTGGCCGGCGCCACCACCACCGCCGCCTTCAACATCGGCAACACCCTCGGCCCCTGGCTCGGCGGTCTGGCCATCGGCGCGGGCTGGGGCTACCCGTCCGTGGCCTGGACCGGCGCCGCGCTGGCCGCGGCGGCCGTCGTCACCACGGCCTTCGCCTTCCGCCTGCACCGCACCACGAGCCACTCCCGGCTGATCGCCTCGTCGGCCACCGCCACGCCGGTACCGGCGGGACGCACGACAGCGGACGCGGGAGAGGCGGCAGAGGCCGCACGGGCCGGAGAGACCGCAAGGGCCGGAGAGGCAGCAGAGGTGAGGGGTGCGGCGGGACAGCACTGAGTCCCCCGCGGGGGCACCACAGAACGCGCCGTGACAGCCCCCGCTCACGCCCCGCCGTCGAACCTCCACCGCGTCTGGCTGTAGGTCTCGCCCCGGCCGAACCCGAAGGCCGTGACCGGCTCGACGCGGAAGACCACGGCCCGGTTGCCCTGCCCGTAGAACGCACCGTCGCGGACGTCGAAGTGCCAGTCGCTGCCGTACTTGTCGACGTACAGATCGGCCAGTCGGCGCAGTGTCGGCTCGTCGCCCACCTGCACCGCCTCGCCCTCGACGACCACATCGAGCCCCGCGTGCAGATCGTTGCCGCCGGCGGTCGAGGTCGTCAGCACGCAGTGGGCGTTGGATTCGAGGTTCTTGGCCTTGCGTTCGCCGGGACCGGTGCAGAAGTGGAGCGCGCCGTCCGACCAGACGGCGAGCAGCGGGGTGACATGCGGGCGGCCGTCGGGCCGGACGGTGGTGAGCCAGAAGATCTCCGCCTCGGTCATACCGCCGACGGCCGCGGGCCATCCGGTCGCCGTGGCGTCCTCACTGCTGTAGTCGGGATCGAGATCGGTGGCCGGTTCCCGGCCCGGTTCGCTGGTCGACATGACTGTCCCCTTCCGATACGGCGCGCGGTCAGGCCCGTCATGCCCATCGTGCGGGGGCGCTCCGCCCCGCCGCCGCTACGACGCGCCGCGGCGGGCCGCCTCACCCCGTCGGCGCCGGGCGGTTCTTGGGACGCCGCAGCCCCGCGGCCGTCAGCCGGCGCAACAGCTCCTTGCTGCCGACCTCCACGGCCCCGGCCCGCACCGCGTCGCGGTACCGCTCGGCCGGCAGGTCGTAGTGGTCGCGCTCGAACGCCCGCCGGGGCGCGCCGATTCCCGCCGCGAACGCGTGCAGTTCGTCGAAGGAGTGATCGCTGACCAGATGCGACCACATGCGGCCGTGCCCGGGCCAGGTGGGCGGATCGATATAGATCGCCACGTCAGCCCTCCGGCCGGATCGCTGCATCAGCCCGCCGCACCATCGACCACCTCACCCCTCCATGGGAGCGCCGAGCCGCCCGACCCGAGCCACCGCGACCGCCGTCTTGGGGCAGACCCAATGCGGGTCGGGCCCCAACTCCGGTTCGACGTCGAGCGCATGGGGATCGCCCGACTCCGTGCACACGGGGCACAGCGGCCAGCGGCCGTACCGGTCCAGCAGGGCGTCCTGGACGTCCTGCGCTATCAGTCCCGCGACGAATGCCGCGCCTTCAGGCCATTGCTCCACCCACCACCGGCGGTGGACGACCGCGTCCTCCACGAGCGAGACGATGTCGGCGTCGGCCACCTTGTCCGCCATCAGGTCGGCGAGCACCAGCGCCCGCGCGGCGTGCAATGCCTGTTCCAGCTCCATGCCCCCCATTGTCCCCCGACCACCCACCGGCGAACGGCGTGGTCCACAGCCCCTGGGCGGATCGTGCGCACTGTCCACGGCACTCACAGAGGGTATTGACGCCGCGCGTCGATGAAATTACTTTTCAAGTGTGAGCAGTAGCGTGAAGGAAACTTTCAAGGACGTGGCCGTCGAGACCCGACCGGCCCCGGCCCCACCCGCCCCCGCCGCGCTGGCCGCCAAGGTCCGCACCCTCGCCCCGACGATGACCCGCTCCATGCAGCGGGTCGCCGAGACCGTCGCGAGCGACCCGGCCGGCTGCGCCGCCCTCACCGTCACCGGCCTCGCCGAGCGCACGGGCACCAGCGAGGCCACCGTCGTGCGGACGTCCCGGCTGCTCGGCTACCCGGGCTACCGCGACCTGCGGCTCGCCCTCGCCGCGCTCGCCGCGCAGCAGGAGGCCGGCGGCGCGCCCGCGGTGACCGCCGACATAGCGGTCGACGACTCCCTCGTGGATGTCGTCGCGAAGCTGGCGCAGGAGGAACAGCAGTGCCTGGCCGACACCGCCGCGGCACTGGACGTCACCCAGCTCGAAGCCGCCGTCGCCGCGCTCTCCGACGCCCGCCGCATCGATGTCTACGGCATAGGGGCCTCCAACCTCGTCGGCCAGGACCTCGTCCAGAAGCTGCTGCGCATCGGCCTGATCGCGCATGCGCACGCGGACCCCCATCTGGCCGTGACGAACGCGGTGCAGATGCGGACCGGTGACGTCGCCCTCGCGA
It contains:
- a CDS encoding DNA repair helicase XPB; this encodes MNGPLIVQSDKTLLLEVDHELADACRRSIAPFAELERAPEHIHTYRVTPLGLWNARAAGHDAEQVVDALVQFSRYPVPHALLVDIAETMSRYGRLTLTKHPAHGLVLTTTDRPVLEEILRSKKVQPLVGTRLDPDSVVVHPSERGQIKQTLLKLGWPAEDLAGYVDGEAHPIELAENGWALRPYQQQAVEGFWHGGSGVVVLPCGAGKTLVGAGAMAQAKATTLILVTNTVSARQWKHELVKRTSLTEEEIGEYSGTKKEIRPVTIATYQVLTTKRKGVYPHLELFDSRDWGLVIYDEVHLLPAPVFKFTADLQARRRLGLTATLVREDGRESDVFSLIGPKRFDAPWKEIEAQGYIAPADCVEVRVNLTDSERLAYATAETDEKYRFCATTASKQNVTEALVRRHQGQQTLVIGQYIDQLDELGEHLDAPVIKGETTNAQREKLFDAFRQGEISVLVVSKVANFSIDLPEATVAIQVSGTFGSRQEEAQRLGRVLRPKADGHEARFYSVVARDTIDQDFAAHRQRFLAEQGYAYRIVDADELLAADEDV
- a CDS encoding glycosyltransferase 87 family protein, producing MSAAEGTRTGRRTWGQGIARPRGLVIATALLMASLAGLWLLYQVLPMPMSDIAVYRAEGQAAAAGGDLYGFTVTKWALPATYPPFAAVLFIPTTWVSLGTLKVVGVLVNAVLLALLIHLSCKAAGLRKAAGTAPVILASTALGLWLEPVFQTFVFGQVNLALTCLVLWDLSRPDGARFKGFATGIAAGIKLTPAIFGLYLLVTGRVKAAFTVLGGFLVSALLGWLVLPAASIEFWTQRMFETGRVGKIWIVDNQSLQGLITRVLHDPEPGLLWAVPALLTAAAGLYTARRVYKRRGLDSWGVLCTAVTALLVSPISWSHHWVWCVPLLVALAAHTRRSPWRRALLAAVTVVFAARTMWIIPHTGDLDLHFAWWQQPFAAPYPVLGLALLAAVVRWTRQPSAASGTPVVPGVPGGCLPAQRAGQELPSGSRAG
- a CDS encoding HelD family protein; amino-acid sequence: MAASRAALRAMREDAEALNIADVTANWVNAEVLQGEIDARIKALADLSHTPLFFGRLDYLHAPGLDLAEGASRGAAHRASGEGGDGQREGENFYIGRRHVHDADGDPMVIDWRAPVSQPFYRASKKDPMDLRLRRRFGYTAGELTAYEDEHLTDPAEAERTSRLLQSEIERPRVGPMRDIVATIQPEQDEIVRAGIGGSVCVQGAPGTGKTAVGLHRVAYLLYAHRERLARAGTLVIGPNRSFLHYIEQVLPALGELEVKQATVDDLVGHAEVRGTDEAAAATVKGDARMAEVLRRAVRSHITMPQEPCVVVRGSRRWRVPAYELEELVTELMDRDIRYGAAREALPQRIAHAVLVRMEQAGEAPDDRVQDAVARNAAVKAAVKAVWPPVDPAKLVLRLLGDAEFLAEQSEGILTPEEQKTILWTKPARSVKSAKWSSADTVLIDEAMDLVARTHSLGHVVLDEAQDLSPMQYRAVGRRCSTGSATILGDIAQGTTPWATDTWEEALRHLGKPGSAVEELTQGFRVPREVIAYASRLLPAIAPDLTEATSIRESAGDFEIRPVEPADLTTATLAACDEALKKEGSVGLIAAEARIPTLRGALEAAGVVCLAPGEETSAEARLTLVPATLAKGLEYDYVVLDEPAAIVDGEPDERTGLRRLYVCLTRPVSGLTVVHAAALPEQLAGP